DNA from Plasmodium gaboni strain SY75 chromosome Unknown, whole genome shotgun sequence:
TTCCGTGAtttcttcctttttttctaaatttttttcagGATACTTTGGTTTTGACTTGTGtaaatcattattttcacTCTTGTTCAATGTTTCTTTACAATTTTTTGTATCTTTTACTGCAACAACTTTATCACTAATCGTACTTGATCTAGTATTTCCTTTTAATTTgcttttatatatttctttaacCTCATCAATGAAGAATGCATACGTTTTGAATACATGGAACCTTTTTACCTTAAATGTTGGAGTAAGATAATTATTCGTGTCCCATGTTTTTGAagttaaatatatgttattattaatattatatctatTTAAATTTGTTTCCTTATAAACTTCCAacattttttctttaacataatcaacaaaaatattattgtttatattttcatcaatTAATTTATCCACATAATTCTTCTCAGTAACACCACATTGTTCTAATACATTATCTTCTTTTAAATGTTTGAAAAATAAACTTTTATCTACTGAAATAATGGCTAGTGGACCATCAATTAAATCATCACCATAAACAACGCAATTgtttataaaagaaatttgtgaatataaattattcaaTAAATCCGTTTCGATGTATTCTCCTTGAGATAATTTAACCAAACCCTTTGATCTATctaaaaatgttataaaacCATTTTTGTTAATTTGAACCACATCTCCTGTTATAAAATAACCATCGTGAGTAAAAGACCTTTTGGTATCTTCCTTttctaaaaaatatactttAAATATAGAATCACTCTTAACTAATAATTCTCCTTTTGGCAATGTTTCTGTTGCTTTATATGTTTCCCATGTCCTtactttatattttgtattaGCAGCAATAGGTCCTCCTACTGATTCAAAATTAAAATCTCCTTCATTAGTACCAAATACACCACCCGCAGTTTCTGTTAAACCATAACCTTGACAATAATTGATATTTAATAAAGCACATAATTCCTGGGCAACATCTGCCGATAATTTCCCACCacaatttaatataatttgtaAGTTGGGGTTAACTTtctcttttatttttcttgatacatgaaaaatattttcgAGAAAATTACCTAAGCatccatttttattacatttaCGTAGAGATAtaatcttttttataattcttcttttaataggagataaattattaatttctGTCATAATATTAGTATACATTCTACTAAAAACCTTAGGTACTCCTCCCATTATAAAATCTTTtgaattaaatatatctttgGAAAAATAACTTAAATCCTTACtccatatatttaatgttCCACCAAACAATATGATACTATACGCAAATGTTCTTTCAAATACATGTGATATTGGTAAATAAGATAAATGATATTGAAAACTATATGTTTTTCTTACACTATGATTATATAAGGAATATAtttgattatataaatttttattgCTCAACATTACACCCTTAGGCTTTCCAGATGTTCCTGATGTATACACAATAGAAATAACAAACTCAGGATCCtcatttataatattaaaatttgTAGTTTCTTTCTTTGTCATATCATCAAGTAATATTAGTTTCTTTCCAcaattattaaatttttcttttaaagCATTAATCTTTGCTAATTTTTCCTTATCATATTGTATAGGACCTAAATTTACATCTCCCACCGTTTTGGATAATTCActtcctttttt
Protein-coding regions in this window:
- a CDS encoding acyl-CoA synthetase — its product is MFFEKHNLNNNNIALIEHECGEPQNYMTYEIFFKKILSFSNCLNKNEEFNIPEKAYNEEMNDGKFKLLGLYGSNSINWLISDLGAMLSGVTTLVMHSKFSTDVIVDILNETQLEWLCLDLDLVEGLLRRINELPHLKNLIILDTVAKQSMINSNNEKGKKKSNLKNKENLNNINNKKGSELSKTVGDVNLGPIQYDKEKLAKINALKEKFNNCGKKLILLDDMTKKETTNFNIINEDPEFVISIVYTSGTSGKPKGVMLSNKNLYNQIYSLYNHSVRKTYSFQYHLSYLPISHVFERTFAYSIILFGGTLNIWSKDLSYFSKDIFNSKDFIMGGVPKVFSRMYTNIMTEINNLSPIKRRIIKKIISLRKCNKNGCLGNFLENIFHVSRKIKEKVNPNLQIILNCGGKLSADVAQELCALLNINYCQGYGLTETAGGVFGTNEGDFNFESVGGPIAANTKYKVRTWETYKATETLPKGELLVKSDSIFKVYFLEKEDTKRSFTHDGYFITGDVVQINKNGFITFLDRSKGLVKLSQGEYIETDLLNNLYSQISFINNCVVYGDDLIDGPLAIISVDKSLFFKHLKEDNVLEQCGVTEKNYVDKLIDENINNNIFVDYVKEKMLEVYKETNLNRYNINNNIYLTSKTWDTNNYLTPTFKVKRFHVFKTYAFFIDEVKEIYKSKLKGNTRSSTISDKVVAVKDTKNCKETLNKSENNDLHKSKPKYPEKNLEKKEEITE